CGATGTCGTAGCCGCCCCGGGCGCGGATGGGCGGCCCCTCGAGCCGCACCCCCATCCGGTCGGCCCGGGCGCTGACCCGGAAGCGTCCGAAGAAGAAGTCCCGCAAACCTCGCCGGGAGAAGGCGTCCGCCTGGGGACCGGCCATGACGCGGATGGGGCCCGAGCGGCGGTGGGGCCGCAGGCGCTCGGGCACGGACCGCCCGGCCCAGCGCGCGACGTCTCCTCGGTGCGGCCCACCGGAGCCGGTCGCCCCGGCCAGCGGGCGCCCGTCCAGCCCGCCGACGCCCGCCCGCACGTGGGTGCTGCGGCTGCCCAGCACGGGCGGCACGTCGATGCCCCCCGCCACCGCCAGGTAGGCCCGCACCCCGCGACGCACCGCTCCCACGCTGACGACGGCGCCGTCCCGCGCCAGCACCGCCTCCCACGTCGGCAGCGGCCAGCCCGTCTCGCCGGCGTACCAGTCGGCCTCCACCGCGGCCAGGGCCATCACCGTGTCGCCCACCACCCGCAGCACGGGGCCGTCCAGGGTGATCTCCAGCGCCGCCGCCTCGGGCGGGTTGCCCACCAGCATGTTGGCGCAGGCCAGCATGAAGCCGTCCACGGCACCCGCCGGGGCCAGCCCCTGGGCCAGGTAGCCGGGGCGGCCCGCGTCCTGGACGGTGGTCGACAGCCCTCCGTGCAGCACCTCGAGCCAGGGCATCCCGACTCTCCTCACGCCGCCGGCATCGTCGCTCGCGGCTCGCCGGCCGCCTCCTGCCAGCCGGGCGGCGCCTGCTCGGGCGAGGCGGCCACGAAGCGTACCCGGTCTCCCGGCCTCAGCGTGGCCGGGCGCCTGCGCCCCGCATCCCACAGTGTCACCCAGGTGCGCCCGATGACGTGCCAGCCGCCCGGCGCGCCGCCGAGGCCGTAGATCCCCGTCTGGCTGCCGCCGATGGCCACGGAGCCGGCCGGCACCTCCAGCCGGGGGGAGGCCCGCCGTGGCACCGCCAGGGCGGGGTCGAGCCCGCCCAGGTAGACGAAGCCGGGCAGGAAGCCCAGCATGTAGACCACGTAGCGCCCGGCCGCGTGGCGGCGCACCACCTCGTCGGGCGAAAGGCCCACCCGCTCCGCCACGGCCTCCAGGTCGGGCCCGTAGGACCCGCCGTAGATGACCGGGATGGTCACCTGCCGACCCCGCCGCCGGGGCCCCCGGCCGTCGACGGCCTCACGCAGGCGCCGCTCGAGGGCGGCCCGGATGCGAGCCCCGTCGGTGACCCGGGGATCCCACGTCACCAGCACCGACCGGTAGGCGGGCACCGCCTCGATCATCCCCGGCAGCGGCCGCTCCACCAGCGTCCGCCACAGTGCCATCACGCGCCGGTGGACGGCCGGGTCGACGCCGTCGCCCAGCTCCACCAGCACCGCCGCGTCGCCCGCCGGCCGGATCCGCACCGGGCCCCCCGCCAGGTCGAGCTCCTGGACCAGCACCGGCGTCGCGTCCCGCCCCCTGCCCGGCGTCTCGCCCGCGGGCCTCAGCCCGAAAGGGCGGCCGCCTGGCGCAGGCGCCCCGCCTTCTCCAGGGCCACCGCGGCGGCCCCCACGATGCCCACGTCGGAGCCGAGCCGCGACAGCTCCAGGCGCGTCCCCTCGGCCGGGCCCGAGACCGCCCGCTGGCGCACGTAGCGGCGCAGCGGCTCCATCATCATGTCGCCCAGCCGGGAGACCCCGCCCCCGATGACGATAACGTCGGGGTCGAAGAGGTTCATCAGGTTGACCATGCCGGCGCCCAGGTAGAGCCAGGTGCGATCCAGCACCTCCCGTGCCAGCTCGTCGCCCGCCCGGGCGGCCTCGCCCACCAGGCGGGCGTCCACCTCGCCCAGCCGGCCCTGCGCCCGCCGCATCAGCGGCGCCCCGGCCGGGCGTCGGACTCCCCGGGCACGTCGCCCTCGCGCCAGCCGGCTGCCTGCAGCGCCTCCACCGCTCGCCTGGCGATGGCCGTGCCCGAGGCCATGGCCTCCAGGCAGCCCCGTCGCCCGCACCCGC
This genomic interval from Limnochorda sp. LNt contains the following:
- a CDS encoding 5-oxoprolinase subunit C family protein is translated as MPWLEVLHGGLSTTVQDAGRPGYLAQGLAPAGAVDGFMLACANMLVGNPPEAAALEITLDGPVLRVVGDTVMALAAVEADWYAGETGWPLPTWEAVLARDGAVVSVGAVRRGVRAYLAVAGGIDVPPVLGSRSTHVRAGVGGLDGRPLAGATGSGGPHRGDVARWAGRSVPERLRPHRRSGPIRVMAGPQADAFSRRGLRDFFFGRFRVSARADRMGVRLEGPPIRARGGYDIVSEATAPGSVQVTGDGQPLVLLAERPTTGGYPKIATVITADLDVMGQLRPGQWVRFLEVGEAEARRALAERQRRLEAVRAHLEARPPGRPWVVVTAAGVYRVE
- the pxpB gene encoding 5-oxoprolinase subunit PxpB; protein product: MLVQELDLAGGPVRIRPAGDAAVLVELGDGVDPAVHRRVMALWRTLVERPLPGMIEAVPAYRSVLVTWDPRVTDGARIRAALERRLREAVDGRGPRRRGRQVTIPVIYGGSYGPDLEAVAERVGLSPDEVVRRHAAGRYVVYMLGFLPGFVYLGGLDPALAVPRRASPRLEVPAGSVAIGGSQTGIYGLGGAPGGWHVIGRTWVTLWDAGRRRPATLRPGDRVRFVAASPEQAPPGWQEAAGEPRATMPAA
- a CDS encoding ROK family protein, yielding MRRAQGRLGEVDARLVGEAARAGDELAREVLDRTWLYLGAGMVNLMNLFDPDVIVIGGGVSRLGDMMMEPLRRYVRQRAVSGPAEGTRLELSRLGSDVGIVGAAAVALEKAGRLRQAAALSG